One genomic region from Eremothecium gossypii ATCC 10895 chromosome I, complete sequence encodes:
- a CDS encoding AAL123Wp (Syntenic homolog of Saccharomyces cerevisiae YHR043C (DOG2) and YHR044C (DOG1); Tandem gene duplication in Saccharomyces cerevisiae), giving the protein MCPITVDVCLFDLDGTIVDTTDAVEAAWQKVGRAHQVDAAKIRRNSHGRRASETFKQYFPDADNDAAVKEFEHALVSQSHYVGLIPGANDLLLTLDRPSGCNPGEVFRDNRWAIVTSATPSLARSWFNTLLKKVKPPKVFITSADVAKGKPDPEGYQKAKDQLADILGLNKDKVRAVVFEDSALGIRAAKAMGAIAVGITSTYSKDVLYRSGADYVVEDLAQVCVMQNGPDGITLEITGSMEKGTSDAVFEEDEEDEAGDETNDDDDDDDDYNEDEYYDNSDGDHGKGR; this is encoded by the coding sequence ATGTGCCCTATTACCGTTGATGTCTGCCTGTTTGATTTGGACGGGACAATTGTAGATACAACCGATGCTGTGGAAGCGGCCTGGCAAAAGGTCGGCCGGGCACACCAAGTAGATGCGGCCAAGATCCGGCGGAATTCTCACGGGCGGCGTGCGAGCGAAACGTTCAAGCAGTACTTCCCGGATGCCGACAATGACGCCGCTGTGAAAGAGTTCGAACATGCGCTGGTGTCTCAGTCGCACTACGTGGGCTTGATCCCAGGCGCGAACGATCTACTCCTGACGCTGGACCGGCCCTCTGGCTGCAACCCGGGCGAGGTCTTCCGCGATAACAGATGGGCGATCGTTACCTCTGCCACGCCATCACTCGCCCGTTCCTGGTTTAACACATTGCTCAAGAAGGTCAAACCTCCAAAAGTCTTTATTACGTCTGCGGATGTGGCAAAGGGTAAACCAGATCCTGAGGGGTATCAAAAGGCCAAGGACCAGTTGGCAGACATCCTTGGGCTCAATAAGGACAAGGTTCGCGCGGTAGTTTTCGAGGACTCAGCATTAGGTATACGGGCCGCGAAGGCGATGGGGGCGATTGCGGTCGGCATCACGTCGACCTACAGCAAAGATGTGCTATACCGTTCTGGCGCAGACTATGTGGTGGAGGACCTCGCGCAGGTCTGTGTCATGCAGAATGGTCCAGATGGTATTACCTTAGAGATAACGGGGAGCATGGAGAAGGGGACTTCGGATGCTGTGTTCGAAGAGGACGAGGAAGACGAGGCTGGTGATGAGACTAATGATGATGACGATGACGATGACGATTACAACGAAGATGAATATTACGACAATTCGGACGGCGACCACGGCAAAGGAAGGTAA